A region of Nostoc sp. 'Peltigera membranacea cyanobiont' N6 DNA encodes the following proteins:
- a CDS encoding peptidoglycan-binding domain-containing protein codes for MLDLFISTYLIFVKQDTLNGSLVAKEPKSMAISSPEVIRHILIGLGYLAPEIDPKPDLTKFAPWKRNNNSLTDDPTEEAIKKFQKQYSQKLVVNGNADAETRTVMEDTVKGLQNRLKFHGFASNAEIPQDKPFYGPATYTAVKKFQKSQGLTENGIATIEQRQILQQPSLTDKPQPQPQSQLKLIDLCFQFKKNPQNPSYIAALNNLQQNLPKDVLHKVTNKWRGTNDQNPEIVKLTNVFTYYDDNNQNHRDALNHLQSQITPAISQAFLSLWNKK; via the coding sequence ATGTTAGATTTGTTTATTTCTACTTACTTAATTTTTGTAAAACAAGATACATTAAATGGTAGTTTAGTAGCAAAGGAACCAAAAAGTATGGCTATTAGTAGCCCTGAAGTCATCCGTCATATATTGATTGGGTTGGGATATTTAGCCCCTGAGATCGATCCGAAGCCGGATCTGACTAAATTTGCTCCTTGGAAGCGCAATAATAACTCATTGACAGACGATCCTACTGAAGAAGCAATTAAAAAGTTTCAGAAACAGTACTCACAAAAACTTGTGGTCAATGGTAACGCTGATGCCGAGACTCGAACTGTAATGGAAGATACAGTCAAAGGGCTTCAGAATAGATTGAAGTTTCACGGTTTTGCAAGCAATGCCGAAATTCCTCAAGACAAGCCTTTTTATGGCCCAGCTACTTATACAGCAGTCAAGAAATTTCAGAAATCTCAGGGTTTAACTGAAAATGGCATTGCCACTATTGAACAGCGGCAAATTCTACAGCAACCTAGCCTAACAGATAAGCCGCAGCCGCAGCCACAATCACAACTCAAACTGATAGATTTGTGCTTTCAATTCAAAAAGAACCCTCAAAATCCTTCTTACATCGCAGCGTTAAATAACTTACAACAAAACCTACCCAAAGACGTTTTACACAAAGTTACTAACAAATGGAGAGGGACAAACGATCAAAATCCTGAGATTGTCAAGCTGACGAATGTGTTCACTTATTATGATGACAACAATCAAAACCATCGTGATGCACTAAATCACCTACAAAGTCAGATTACCCCAGCTATCTCTCAAGCATTTTTAAGTCTTTGGAATAAAAAGTGA
- a CDS encoding 2'-5' RNA ligase family protein — MSRFFVALLPPQDIQDYANEIKQYFADRYASSGALKSPPHITLQPPFEWENANLPLLEASLEEFASGQQPVAITLRGFDAFSPRVIYINVVRSQELLTLQTDLMAYIESNLAIVDEVSKTRPFTPHITVAFRDLKKQDFQAAWPEFQKRQLHFEFTADKLTLLLNDGKRWDIKREFAFFSGSN; from the coding sequence ATGAGTCGTTTTTTTGTCGCCCTTTTACCACCGCAAGACATTCAAGACTACGCCAACGAGATTAAGCAGTACTTTGCCGATCGCTATGCTAGTAGTGGGGCGTTAAAGTCTCCGCCTCATATAACCTTGCAACCGCCCTTTGAATGGGAAAATGCTAACTTGCCACTCCTAGAAGCATCTTTGGAGGAGTTTGCTAGTGGACAACAGCCAGTAGCAATTACACTCAGAGGGTTTGATGCCTTTTCACCTCGTGTTATATACATTAATGTAGTCAGAAGTCAAGAACTTTTGACTTTGCAAACTGATTTAATGGCTTATATAGAAAGCAACTTGGCAATTGTTGACGAAGTTTCTAAAACCCGCCCTTTTACGCCCCATATAACGGTTGCATTTCGGGATTTAAAAAAGCAAGACTTTCAAGCTGCTTGGCCAGAGTTTCAAAAGCGTCAGTTGCATTTTGAGTTTACTGCTGACAAATTAACCTTGCTGCTGAACGACGGTAAGCGCTGGGATATTAAACGAGAGTTTGCTTTTTTCTCTGGTAGTAATTGA